The Pseudomonas fluorescens genome includes a window with the following:
- a CDS encoding CTP synthase C-terminal region-related (seleno)protein has translation MEKQRPLHIALVGDHAPQITAHRAIPIALELITRQTGQDIHFQWLATDSIADNSVLNDFNGVWCVPGSPYRSEDGAVQAIRFAREQHRPFLGTCGGFQHAVLEYARNVMGWADAAHGETDPEAKRALLTPLSCALIETIDSLQLDADSLIAKAYGRQMVFEGYHCRFGVNPNFEEDLLNQRLHPVARDSAGGLRAVELQDHPFFVATLFQPERAALEGRVPPLVSAFVQACARTTP, from the coding sequence ATGGAAAAACAGCGTCCTTTACACATCGCCCTGGTCGGCGACCATGCCCCCCAGATAACGGCTCATCGGGCAATCCCCATCGCCCTTGAGCTCATCACCAGACAAACCGGCCAAGACATTCACTTCCAATGGTTGGCAACCGACTCCATCGCTGACAACAGCGTTCTAAATGACTTCAACGGCGTCTGGTGCGTGCCCGGCAGTCCTTACCGAAGTGAAGACGGCGCCGTGCAAGCGATTCGTTTTGCCCGCGAACAGCATCGCCCTTTCCTCGGCACCTGCGGTGGTTTTCAGCATGCCGTGCTGGAATACGCGCGCAATGTGATGGGTTGGGCCGATGCCGCCCATGGCGAAACCGATCCCGAAGCTAAACGCGCGCTGTTGACGCCGCTGAGCTGTGCCTTGATCGAAACCATCGATAGCCTTCAGCTCGATGCGGACTCGTTGATTGCCAAGGCTTATGGTCGCCAGATGGTATTCGAGGGCTACCATTGCCGCTTCGGGGTCAACCCGAACTTTGAAGAAGACTTGCTCAATCAGCGCCTGCATCCCGTGGCCCGAGACTCGGCCGGCGGCCTGCGAGCGGTGGAGCTGCAGGACCATCCGTTCTTCGTCGCCACGCTGTTCCAGCCTGAACGTGCCGCATTGGAAGGGCGCGTGCCGCCGCTGGTCAGCGCGTTTGTCCAAGCCTGCGCCAGGACAACGCCATGA
- a CDS encoding DUF2025 family protein, translated as MRTTSTFICQAADQLKGFVGLNRKTGQYIVRFSEDAFGMDVADDGIIPTCEFVWAPVADGTMALKRERIQLLLDQHIDDRINLTEPLRVYMARSDLPEIVAVRQLVEG; from the coding sequence ATGCGCACCACTTCGACATTCATCTGCCAGGCCGCCGACCAGCTCAAGGGTTTTGTCGGCTTGAACCGCAAGACTGGCCAGTACATCGTGCGTTTCAGCGAAGACGCTTTCGGCATGGACGTGGCCGACGACGGCATCATCCCCACCTGCGAATTTGTCTGGGCCCCCGTGGCAGACGGCACCATGGCCCTCAAGCGCGAGCGGATCCAGTTGCTGCTAGACCAGCACATCGACGACCGGATCAACCTCACCGAACCCTTGCGGGTGTACATGGCCCGCAGTGATTTGCCAGAGATCGTGGCGGTGCGGCAGTTGGTGGAGGGCTGA
- a CDS encoding LysR family transcriptional regulator: MLIPGRHYRLAFTQSILAFIQVINAAAHYRLDYPDLSLILALVRGGSLARAARLLQVDVSTVFRSVRRLEAALGQPLFEKSRSGYLPTSLAQALAEQAERAEQALEAARVGVEQGGEVISGTVRLTCSDSVLQALLLPALARFMPAYPALTLELSTSNDFANLSRRDADIALRLTRTPPEHLVGRNLGDVAYRVCASATYLRLANTDDLASMTWIASDDFLPDHPTVAWRRQHLPAVVPAYRCNSMLSVTELVRAGLGVAALPDFLIDEHQGLIPLGEPLEGYDTALWLLTRPDCRALRSVVSLFDELGRNLRWL; the protein is encoded by the coding sequence TTGTTGATTCCTGGTCGCCACTATAGATTGGCGTTCACGCAATCAATATTGGCGTTTATACAAGTGATCAATGCAGCAGCGCACTATCGTTTGGACTATCCCGACCTGTCCCTGATCCTCGCACTGGTCCGTGGCGGCTCACTGGCCCGGGCCGCTCGATTGCTGCAGGTGGATGTGTCCACGGTGTTTCGTTCGGTACGTCGGCTGGAGGCGGCCCTGGGCCAGCCCTTGTTCGAAAAAAGCCGTTCCGGGTACTTGCCCACGAGCCTGGCCCAGGCGCTGGCCGAGCAAGCCGAGCGCGCCGAACAGGCCTTGGAGGCGGCGCGGGTGGGGGTGGAGCAGGGCGGCGAGGTCATCAGCGGGACGGTACGCTTGACGTGCAGCGACTCGGTCCTGCAAGCGTTGCTGCTGCCTGCGCTGGCGCGTTTCATGCCCGCGTATCCGGCGTTGACCCTTGAGCTGAGCACCTCGAACGACTTCGCCAACCTGAGCCGCCGCGATGCCGACATCGCGTTACGCCTGACCCGTACGCCGCCGGAACACCTGGTCGGTCGAAATCTGGGCGATGTGGCATACCGGGTATGCGCCAGCGCCACCTACCTGCGCTTGGCGAATACGGATGACCTGGCTTCCATGACCTGGATCGCGTCGGACGATTTCCTCCCGGATCACCCCACCGTGGCCTGGCGCCGCCAACATCTACCCGCCGTGGTGCCCGCCTATCGCTGCAACAGCATGCTCTCGGTCACCGAACTGGTGCGAGCCGGCTTGGGTGTGGCGGCGTTGCCGGACTTTCTGATCGATGAACACCAGGGCCTGATACCCCTTGGCGAACCGCTGGAGGGGTATGACACCGCCCTGTGGCTCCTGACTCGCCCTGACTGCCGGGCCTTGCGCTCGGTGGTGAGCTTGTTCGATGAGCTGGGGCGCAATCTGCGCTGGCTCTGA
- a CDS encoding antibiotic biosynthesis monooxygenase family protein, protein MNAHYYAVIFTSLRTEGNQGYAEAAEHMLALAREQPGFLGVESARGEDGLGITVSYWSDEAAILAWKQHPEHRAIRERGRSTWYSHCHTRVCKVERDYAFQRPI, encoded by the coding sequence ATGAACGCCCACTACTACGCAGTGATTTTCACCTCCCTGCGCACCGAGGGGAACCAAGGATACGCCGAAGCCGCCGAGCACATGCTGGCCTTGGCTCGAGAGCAGCCGGGGTTTCTCGGTGTCGAATCGGCGCGTGGCGAAGATGGCCTGGGGATTACCGTGTCCTATTGGAGCGATGAAGCCGCGATCCTGGCCTGGAAGCAGCATCCCGAACACCGCGCGATCCGTGAGCGCGGCCGCTCCACCTGGTATAGCCATTGCCATACGAGGGTGTGCAAGGTCGAACGCGACTATGCCTTCCAACGCCCAATCTAA